Proteins co-encoded in one Neoarius graeffei isolate fNeoGra1 chromosome 11, fNeoGra1.pri, whole genome shotgun sequence genomic window:
- the LOC132894700 gene encoding uncharacterized protein LOC132894700: MANANQQQPEIKINIQERQNSRLKDERYISGKHVSVRRLRELIQTTDPKNPMTRYIIKEIPPYPTPVEFWVSDVAHVTDKSGVMGILESEQFMAPESEFSWWGLKINKEEIRAAEERYMEGKSELNEQKPFLEKFTTSPSFQPEKSRYGNYRFTFPLTDLMQWYKEQNCGGEEPVLRVYKTVTYKQEIMYVLLIHSPEDNERFGGYPLLEASEWVRYQDGKITWKAQAICETHWYQFVSGEVQRLYSKEFYVWDQVSLVFHLPKDIKPHKVLKIPRERLIEALEECDLDKINLSRNKGPKDNEKERQECFLEAERKINIQEQQNSRLIDERYISGKHVSVRRLRELIKTTDPKNPMKRYIIKEIPPYPTPVEFWVSDVAHVTDESGFKGILESEQFRAPESEFSW; the protein is encoded by the exons ATGGCAAATGCGAATCAACAGCAACCTGAAATAAAG ATTAACATCCAAGAGCGACAGAATTCACGTCTCAAAGATGAACGCTACATCTCAGGGAAGCATGTAAGTGTACGAAGACTGAGAGAGCTAATACAAACGACGGACCCTAAGAATCCCATGACGAGGTACATCATAAAGGAAATCCCACCCTACCCAACTCCAGTTGAATTCTGGGTTTCAGATGTAGCTCATGTTACTGACAAGTCAGGAGTGATGGGGATACTGGAGTCGGAGCAGTTCATGGCTCCTGAAAGTGAGTTCTCATGGTGGGGCTTAAAAATTAATAAAGAGGAGATAAGAGCAGCAGAGGAACGCTACATGGAGGGTAAATCAGAGCTGAATGAGCAGAAGCCATTTCTGGAGAAGTTCACCACATCACCTTCGTTCCAACCTGAGAAATCCAGATACGGTAATTATCGCTTCACATTCCCCCTCACTGATCTGATGCAATGGTACAAGGAACAGAACTGTGGAGGAGAAGAGCCGGTTCTCAGGGTGTACAAGACCGTCACCTACAAACAGGAGATTATGTACGTCTTGCTGATTCACAGTCCTGAGGATAACGAGCGCTTTGGAGGATATCCGCTTCTTGAAGCCAGTGAGTGGGTTCGTTATCAGGACGGGAAAATTACCTGGAAAGCACAAGCCATTTGTGAAACCCACTGGTATCAGTTTGTTTCAGGAGAAGTGCAACGTCTATATTCTAAGGAGTTTTATGTCTGGGATCAAGTTAGTTTAGTCTTTCACTTGCCAAAAGATATTAAACCTCATAAGGTCCTGAAAATTCCCAGAGAACGGCTTATTGAAGCCCTCGAGGAATGTGACCTTGACAAGATAAATCTCTCGAGGAACAAAGGTCCTAAAGAcaatgagaaagaaagacaggaatgCTTCTTGGAAGCTGAGAGGAAA ATTAACATCCAAGAGCAACAGAATTCACGTCTCATAGATGAGCGCTACATCTCAGGGAAGCATGTAAGTGTACGAAGACTGAGAGAGCTAATAAAAACGACGGACCCTAAGAATCCCATGAAGAGGTACATCATAAAGGAGATCCCACCCTACCCAACTCCAGTTGAATTCTGGGTTTCAGATGTAGCTCATGTTACTGACGAGTCAGGATTTAAGGGGATATTGGAGTCGGAGCAGTTCAGGGCTCCTGAAAGTGAGTTCTCATGGTGA